In Thermococcus camini, a genomic segment contains:
- a CDS encoding zinc metalloprotease, giving the protein MEFIAFTYVGNFISEDLIKEVVFDVFDGANRFFEENNLPLRFLYVGKLKLEPGYLIDIYTPEGKIRAYPLEALVDVLHAKLIHEIEERPDIKMDKMFALTTFPLVSRNPYFDFYEKFLGIHETRLGLRIMVLSMNPFEPPELSGLLRKTGGEDGPEKESQGRLRASLELFKARLLKGVLHEVGHGFGLEHCTNQCVMNPPASMEEWDSRVPGYCRTCLLKLKSNLSSDHRL; this is encoded by the coding sequence ATGGAGTTCATAGCCTTCACATACGTCGGCAACTTCATAAGTGAGGACCTGATAAAAGAAGTTGTCTTTGACGTATTCGACGGGGCTAACAGGTTCTTTGAAGAGAACAATCTTCCTCTGAGGTTTCTCTACGTTGGAAAGCTCAAGCTCGAGCCGGGTTATCTGATAGACATATACACCCCCGAAGGGAAGATCCGGGCCTATCCCCTTGAGGCCCTCGTCGATGTGCTCCATGCCAAGCTCATCCACGAAATTGAGGAGCGGCCGGATATCAAGATGGATAAGATGTTCGCCCTCACGACTTTCCCCCTGGTTTCCCGCAATCCATACTTCGACTTCTACGAGAAGTTCCTCGGCATCCATGAAACGAGACTCGGCCTCAGGATAATGGTGCTTTCGATGAACCCCTTCGAACCGCCCGAACTCTCTGGGCTGCTGAGAAAGACGGGTGGAGAAGACGGCCCGGAGAAGGAATCGCAGGGCCGTCTGAGGGCTTCCCTGGAGCTCTTCAAGGCAAGGCTTCTTAAAGGGGTTCTCCACGAGGTGGGCCATGGTTTCGGGCTGGAGCACTGCACCAACCAGTGTGTCATGAACCCGCCCGCCAGTATGGAGGAATGGGATTCAAGGGTACCCGGCTACTGCAGAACGTGCCTCCTCAAGTTGAAGTCGAACCTGTCTTCGGACCATCGACTGTGA
- a CDS encoding class I SAM-dependent methyltransferase, which produces MVEYFDRIAERYDAWYRTKTGRYVDRTEKWLIFSMLRTGRGRALDLGCGTGNYTLELKRRGFDVVGLDASEGMLKIARSKGLNCVRGDAYSLPFPDGSFDLVLSVTMFEFIHEPEKVISEIHRVLRPGGEAVVGTMNGRSAWFLFKRLKSLFVETAYRYARFYTPSELEELLRGAGFEEVESAGVIFFPSFWPFTGLAEGVDRKCHRKCRNLAAFVAVRGRKV; this is translated from the coding sequence ATGGTCGAGTACTTTGACAGGATAGCCGAACGCTACGATGCATGGTACCGGACGAAAACGGGCCGCTACGTGGACAGGACGGAGAAATGGCTGATATTCTCCATGCTGCGGACCGGGAGGGGAAGGGCCCTCGACCTCGGCTGCGGGACCGGGAACTACACCCTGGAGCTCAAAAGGAGGGGTTTCGATGTCGTCGGTCTCGACGCCAGCGAGGGAATGCTGAAGATAGCGCGCTCGAAGGGTCTGAACTGCGTCAGGGGAGACGCCTACAGCCTGCCGTTTCCGGACGGGAGCTTTGACCTCGTCCTGAGCGTCACGATGTTCGAGTTTATTCACGAGCCGGAAAAAGTCATCTCCGAAATCCACCGCGTCCTGAGGCCGGGGGGCGAGGCGGTCGTCGGCACCATGAACGGACGCAGTGCGTGGTTCCTCTTCAAACGGCTTAAGAGCCTCTTCGTTGAAACCGCCTACCGCTACGCTCGCTTTTACACTCCCAGCGAGCTTGAGGAGCTCCTCCGGGGGGCGGGATTCGAGGAGGTTGAGAGTGCTGGGGTAATATTCTTTCCCTCGTTCTGGCCCTTCACCGGGCTGGCCGAGGGGGTGGACAGGAAGTGCCACAGGAAATGCAGGAACCTTGCGGCGTTCGTGGCGGTCAGGGGGAGGAAGGTTTGA
- a CDS encoding adenylate kinase, with amino-acid sequence MNILIFGPPGSGKSTHSRTITERYGLVYVSSGDMIRAEIERGSELGRELERYLARGELIPDTVVNTLVISRLRRNRKNFIIDGYPRTAEQVLALEDYLYDHGMKIDVALEIFIEKEESIERISGRRICPKCGAVYHVKYRPPKVPGKCDVCGAELVQREDDRPEIVGNRYDLYIKNMGPIIKFYRKQGIHVKVDGHDGISQVWERIRPLLDYISSRESLSPGRS; translated from the coding sequence ATGAACATTCTCATTTTTGGTCCGCCTGGGAGCGGAAAGTCCACCCATTCAAGGACGATAACCGAGCGCTATGGTCTGGTATACGTCTCTTCTGGTGACATGATACGGGCTGAGATAGAGAGGGGCAGTGAACTGGGGAGGGAGCTGGAGAGATATCTTGCAAGGGGTGAACTCATTCCGGACACCGTTGTCAACACCCTCGTGATCTCGCGGCTCAGGCGGAACCGGAAGAACTTCATCATCGACGGATACCCCCGAACGGCGGAACAGGTTCTGGCGCTCGAGGACTACCTCTACGACCACGGCATGAAAATAGACGTGGCCCTTGAGATCTTCATCGAGAAGGAGGAAAGCATAGAGCGGATATCTGGCAGGAGAATATGCCCGAAGTGCGGTGCCGTTTACCACGTTAAGTACCGGCCCCCGAAGGTTCCCGGAAAGTGTGACGTCTGCGGCGCTGAGCTGGTTCAGCGTGAGGACGACAGACCCGAGATCGTCGGCAACCGCTACGACCTTTACATAAAGAACATGGGGCCAATAATCAAGTTCTACCGTAAACAGGGAATACATGTCAAGGTGGATGGACACGATGGGATATCTCAGGTCTGGGAACGCATAAGGCCCCTCCTCGACTACATCAGCTCTCGCGAGTCTCTTTCCCCAGGACGCTCATGA
- a CDS encoding DUF190 domain-containing protein: MVEVEHWNTLRLRIYIGENDRFDGKPLYKAIVEKLRKMGIAGATVYRGIYGFGKKSRVHSADVMRLSTDLPIVIEVVDRGYKIENAINEVKPMIKDGMITVEPTIVVWVGTSEEMKKFEDDAVREL; the protein is encoded by the coding sequence ATGGTCGAAGTCGAACACTGGAACACGCTCCGCCTTCGCATCTACATAGGCGAGAACGACCGCTTTGATGGAAAGCCCCTCTACAAGGCGATAGTGGAAAAGCTCCGCAAGATGGGCATCGCAGGGGCAACGGTGTACCGTGGCATCTACGGCTTTGGAAAGAAGAGCCGTGTTCACTCCGCCGACGTAATGAGGCTCTCGACGGACCTGCCCATCGTGATAGAGGTCGTTGACAGGGGATACAAGATCGAGAACGCCATAAATGAGGTAAAGCCCATGATAAAGGACGGCATGATAACCGTCGAGCCGACGATAGTTGTCTGGGTTGGAACGTCGGAGGAGATGAAAAAATTTGAGGACGATGCGGTCAGGGAGCTTTGA
- a CDS encoding peptide transporter has translation MVKTEIKEKRKKKKAENTSSFGKYYPMFKSYGLPLIALLLAYLGFKLRNITSNYKTFLDPDTFYHYEIYRLAIREWLPKYFPLANPPAGLKIGESLGLYTVQAAFYKLVSPLGYDVMGAFKLWPPFVGAMTIIAVYFLGKKLHSSWAGIWGAAFMMFSYANFTKTMSGNNRGEGPFMMFFLYAVLFLLIYLDEKKWNWKKILGGALFLVTSVLYMGVWLGSQFGVGILLLFAAVHTVVLFIFGKIDELKRFTGEFYPLYGLSLLLGLALNTTGFVKIKGFLVFSIEAFIGLAILAAIMLYGQRAGLNYSDKKHRFGVVAIVGVLGFVAAYFYLGPDLLKFLGSASQSNPLYQTVAELAKTQWSDIKDYYSLRYTYDYTLKKIVGVDGLIFFVSLAGFVIVLVRFVLKLVRGDLTGYKEVFIVSYYFGSLYLLLTAVRFVFQASGAILLLAGIAIGEVFLFVENMKESTTTKALYAILLIILFLPLPIIGAQHSKALATNTAKAQGSVPADWVNTLTWLRDNSDPLDSATSWWDYGYWIESSLLGNRRSATDGGHAYDRRYIVADFFSHYGNESEQDFEAWELNYLIVWQKDIYKFNAISYLGGAIDYYEYSHVPMFQVIPMQYIQYVNESGKTVVYINTGQAAYQPVMTVDLVKGMIINGGGDIPYVLYVFGNYGVLAYKKVAFSNFVRLAFHIPYSFEPWDAQKLFANFKPVHNNGGVSTYEFRPFAVYRIDKYENGTWKAFYSTMGGGKLPLGEQKLRLWISAFGRDVKDAALIFEAYNGTELIKRETLAEGLSIDHLNETPVEVSLFVPNATSYRFVLIQDGPVGVLNGEPRVNGEVANPSYLLDEGQSGQLELKAAFRKDYSDVELALRASVVYYVAPNGKDIEKDEFHLEPHQDIITYVPVKGLSVKAGDNVITAQASMPDGVFEGYIQKLYQKYGEDKVVIVKKRVEPVFITKKEYAIWEG, from the coding sequence ATGGTGAAAACAGAGATTAAGGAAAAGCGGAAGAAGAAAAAGGCGGAAAATACTTCCTCCTTCGGAAAATACTACCCGATGTTCAAGAGCTACGGCCTTCCGCTGATAGCACTCCTGCTCGCGTATCTGGGCTTCAAACTGAGGAACATAACCTCGAACTACAAGACCTTCCTCGACCCGGACACATTTTATCACTACGAGATTTACCGCCTTGCGATAAGGGAGTGGCTTCCCAAGTACTTCCCGCTGGCCAATCCCCCCGCGGGCCTTAAGATAGGCGAGTCCCTCGGGCTATACACGGTGCAGGCGGCGTTCTACAAGCTCGTCAGCCCGCTTGGATACGACGTCATGGGAGCTTTCAAACTCTGGCCGCCCTTCGTTGGAGCGATGACCATAATAGCCGTTTATTTCCTCGGAAAGAAGCTCCACTCCAGCTGGGCGGGCATCTGGGGAGCAGCATTTATGATGTTCTCCTACGCCAACTTCACCAAGACTATGTCCGGCAACAACCGTGGTGAAGGCCCGTTCATGATGTTCTTCCTCTACGCAGTGCTTTTCCTCCTGATATACCTCGATGAGAAGAAGTGGAACTGGAAGAAGATCCTGGGCGGAGCGCTGTTCCTGGTTACGAGCGTCCTCTACATGGGCGTCTGGCTCGGAAGCCAGTTCGGTGTTGGAATACTCCTGCTCTTCGCCGCGGTTCACACTGTAGTGCTCTTCATCTTCGGCAAAATTGACGAGCTCAAGCGCTTTACCGGGGAGTTCTACCCGCTCTATGGCCTCTCCCTGCTCCTCGGCCTTGCCCTCAACACCACCGGCTTCGTCAAGATAAAGGGCTTCCTGGTGTTCTCCATTGAGGCCTTCATAGGTCTGGCCATACTGGCGGCCATAATGCTCTACGGCCAGAGGGCGGGCCTCAACTACTCCGACAAGAAGCACCGCTTTGGAGTGGTCGCGATAGTCGGAGTCCTCGGCTTCGTCGCGGCCTACTTCTACCTTGGACCGGACCTGCTCAAGTTCCTAGGAAGCGCCTCCCAGTCCAACCCGCTCTACCAGACCGTCGCGGAGCTAGCTAAAACGCAGTGGTCCGACATTAAGGACTATTACAGCCTTCGTTATACTTATGACTATACTCTGAAGAAGATTGTCGGTGTTGACGGCTTAATATTTTTTGTCTCGCTTGCCGGCTTCGTGATAGTCCTCGTCCGCTTCGTGCTCAAGCTGGTTAGGGGCGACCTGACGGGCTACAAGGAGGTCTTCATCGTTTCCTACTACTTCGGTTCCCTCTACCTTCTCCTTACGGCCGTCCGTTTCGTCTTCCAGGCTTCGGGAGCCATACTCCTGCTGGCGGGCATAGCGATAGGCGAGGTCTTCCTCTTCGTGGAGAACATGAAGGAGAGCACCACAACCAAGGCCCTCTACGCAATCCTGCTGATAATCCTGTTCCTCCCGCTCCCCATAATCGGTGCACAGCACAGCAAGGCTCTCGCGACGAACACCGCCAAGGCCCAGGGTTCCGTCCCGGCCGACTGGGTGAACACCCTCACCTGGCTCAGGGACAACAGCGATCCCCTCGACAGCGCCACGAGCTGGTGGGACTACGGATACTGGATCGAGTCGAGCCTGCTTGGTAACAGACGCTCCGCCACGGATGGCGGTCACGCATATGACAGGCGCTACATAGTTGCCGACTTCTTCTCCCACTACGGCAACGAGAGCGAGCAGGACTTTGAGGCATGGGAGCTTAACTACCTCATCGTCTGGCAGAAGGACATCTACAAGTTCAACGCCATAAGCTACCTCGGCGGTGCGATAGACTACTACGAGTACAGCCACGTCCCGATGTTCCAGGTCATACCCATGCAGTACATCCAGTACGTCAATGAGAGCGGAAAGACCGTCGTGTACATAAACACCGGCCAGGCAGCGTATCAGCCCGTTATGACGGTCGATCTCGTGAAAGGGATGATCATAAACGGTGGCGGGGATATACCCTACGTCCTCTACGTGTTCGGCAACTACGGTGTGCTGGCTTACAAGAAGGTGGCCTTCAGCAACTTCGTCAGGCTCGCGTTCCACATTCCGTACTCCTTCGAGCCGTGGGATGCTCAGAAGCTCTTCGCCAACTTCAAGCCGGTCCATAACAATGGAGGAGTATCCACCTACGAGTTCAGACCGTTCGCCGTGTACAGGATCGATAAGTATGAGAACGGCACCTGGAAGGCCTTCTACAGCACGATGGGAGGAGGAAAACTCCCGCTCGGAGAGCAGAAGCTCAGACTCTGGATTTCAGCCTTCGGTAGGGACGTCAAAGACGCGGCCCTGATCTTCGAGGCCTACAACGGAACCGAGCTCATCAAGAGGGAGACCCTCGCCGAGGGCCTCAGCATAGACCACCTCAACGAGACCCCCGTGGAGGTCAGCCTCTTCGTGCCGAACGCCACCAGCTACCGCTTCGTCCTCATTCAGGACGGCCCGGTTGGAGTGCTCAACGGCGAGCCGAGGGTAAACGGAGAGGTCGCCAATCCAAGCTACCTCCTGGATGAGGGTCAGAGCGGTCAGCTTGAGCTTAAGGCCGCGTTCAGGAAGGACTACAGCGACGTGGAGCTTGCACTCAGGGCCAGCGTAGTTTACTACGTCGCCCCCAACGGCAAGGACATAGAAAAGGACGAATTCCATCTCGAGCCCCACCAGGACATCATCACCTACGTTCCGGTCAAGGGACTGAGCGTCAAGGCCGGTGACAACGTGATAACCGCCCAGGCATCAATGCCCGATGGCGTATTTGAGGGCTACATTCAGAAGCTCTACCAGAAGTACGGCGAGGACAAGGTTGTCATAGTCAAGAAGCGCGTGGAGCCGGTGTTCATAACGAAGAAGGAGTACGCAATCTGGGAGGGCTGA
- a CDS encoding ParB/RepB/Spo0J family partition protein codes for MRKIRLITREEAFKRAERIMNEYRAAYGIDFEIEHSFLQVELLVPTQAELSEVKLLVVLEEIKHGYNAPITVIPYGGRYYILDGHHRAFALWKLGFREVEALVLRPKVRFLPGVVRTAEKSGLKDLGGVKIVRD; via the coding sequence TTGAGGAAGATACGGCTCATAACCCGGGAGGAGGCGTTTAAACGCGCGGAGCGCATAATGAACGAATACAGGGCGGCCTACGGTATCGATTTTGAGATAGAGCATTCCTTCCTGCAGGTGGAGCTTCTTGTCCCAACACAGGCTGAGCTCAGTGAGGTGAAGCTTCTCGTGGTGCTGGAGGAGATAAAACACGGATACAATGCCCCGATAACGGTCATACCCTACGGGGGGCGCTACTATATCCTCGACGGCCACCACAGGGCCTTTGCCCTCTGGAAGCTGGGCTTCAGGGAGGTGGAGGCGCTCGTACTGCGGCCGAAGGTTCGGTTCCTGCCGGGGGTCGTGAGAACCGCGGAGAAGAGCGGGCTTAAGGACCTTGGAGGAGTAAAAATAGTCAGGGATTAG
- a CDS encoding MTH1187 family thiamine-binding protein produces MAVAELCLFPLGTESPSVGEYLRPVIDVITSSGLKYRVCPMGTVVEGPVDEILELVKRCHRAILEAGAKRVVISLKIDDRVDKPLTIEGKVGV; encoded by the coding sequence ATGGCGGTTGCGGAGCTCTGCCTCTTCCCGCTCGGCACGGAGAGTCCCAGCGTCGGGGAATACCTGCGTCCGGTTATCGACGTTATAACCTCCAGCGGACTGAAGTACCGGGTCTGTCCGATGGGGACGGTGGTGGAGGGCCCGGTGGATGAGATCCTCGAACTTGTTAAGAGATGCCACAGGGCGATTCTGGAGGCAGGGGCAAAGCGCGTCGTGATAAGCCTCAAAATCGACGACCGCGTTGATAAGCCGCTGACAATCGAGGGCAAGGTGGGCGTCTGA
- a CDS encoding MoaD/ThiS family protein — MKVMFYATFREIIGRREVEVHGVRTVRELVDYLAEHYTPEIKKQLLGTPRVGPDKPIDGMVLVNGHNVLHLKGLDTELNEDDVVHIFPPAGGG; from the coding sequence ATGAAGGTCATGTTCTATGCCACGTTCCGCGAGATAATCGGCAGGCGGGAGGTTGAGGTTCACGGGGTGAGGACCGTCCGCGAGCTCGTAGATTACCTCGCCGAACATTATACCCCTGAGATAAAGAAGCAGCTCCTTGGAACGCCCCGCGTCGGCCCGGATAAGCCCATAGACGGCATGGTCCTCGTCAACGGCCACAACGTTCTTCACCTCAAGGGCCTCGATACCGAGCTGAATGAGGATGATGTGGTTCACATATTCCCTCCAGCGGGAGGTGGTTGA
- a CDS encoding prenyltransferase/squalene oxidase repeat-containing protein: MGSKLYTIGRFVNADSLMRYIEDRRHEDGGYCFVSVLDDTNVNDTYYAIKIYDLLGMEVSEPEKTVEFLERAIQPQTAVVAIAMAMEGLAILGAKDIAMEHLDIVFTKYNPLEGRFAVGLGGSEEFGTATPLEATYWVVKAFKAIGYDFSPDEKEAIRTFVMKFRNGNGYGVKGPTTTMTYQALHTLRTLGYRPPKSPHFKNCELCGEWGGFTEVPYSLPPYLEPTFYASRGLELQGERSDCPRRHIWFIRQLQNSNGGFRRSLELGISNFQNTYRALAVLNFMKGFI; encoded by the coding sequence ATGGGCTCGAAGCTTTATACAATCGGACGATTTGTTAACGCTGATTCGCTCATGAGGTATATAGAGGACAGACGCCACGAGGACGGCGGTTACTGCTTTGTCAGCGTTCTCGACGACACCAACGTCAACGACACTTACTATGCCATCAAAATATATGACCTCCTTGGCATGGAGGTTTCGGAGCCAGAGAAGACGGTGGAGTTCCTCGAAAGGGCAATACAGCCCCAGACGGCGGTCGTTGCGATAGCAATGGCAATGGAGGGTCTGGCGATACTGGGTGCAAAAGACATCGCGATGGAGCACCTTGACATCGTTTTCACCAAGTACAACCCCCTTGAGGGCAGGTTCGCCGTTGGTCTCGGTGGAAGCGAGGAGTTTGGAACGGCGACGCCGCTGGAGGCAACTTACTGGGTCGTTAAGGCGTTCAAGGCTATAGGCTATGATTTCAGCCCCGACGAGAAGGAAGCCATAAGGACCTTCGTTATGAAGTTCAGGAACGGAAACGGTTACGGCGTTAAGGGGCCAACTACGACGATGACGTATCAGGCACTGCACACGCTCCGCACTCTGGGCTACAGGCCGCCTAAGAGTCCCCACTTCAAGAACTGCGAACTCTGCGGCGAGTGGGGCGGCTTTACGGAGGTCCCATACAGCCTTCCGCCCTACCTCGAGCCCACGTTCTACGCTTCCAGAGGGCTTGAACTGCAGGGTGAGAGGTCAGACTGTCCAAGACGGCACATCTGGTTCATACGCCAGCTTCAGAACTCCAACGGCGGCTTCAGACGTTCGCTGGAGCTGGGCATCTCGAACTTCCAGAACACATACCGGGCGCTGGCGGTGCTTAACTTCATGAAGGGGTTCATCTGA
- the pyk gene encoding pyruvate kinase: MRLPAHKTKIVATIGPASLKSETIEAMIKAGMGVVRINFAHGDLEQHARTIELVRKAARRLNRPVAILGDLPGVKIRVGEIAGGSVTLRRWQTVTLTTRDVVGNEGLIPVQFKDFPKMVSRGDVIYLSDGFIALRVEEVRGTDVVCKVLVGGTLFSHKGINVPKARIAIDAVTESDLRFIEFAMEHGVDAIGISFVGSAYDVLKVRRFVEEKDGRMFIIAKIERPDAVRNFDEILRAADGIMIARGDLGVEMPIEKLPILQKKLIHKANVAGKPAITATQMLESMTEEKLPTRAEVTDVANAILDGTDAVMLSEETAVGRYPVDAVRMMAKIAKTIEAYRDSLWSARIVEWKMSEWKGRMPRKGTIKDTIARSIIEALNSMDIKHILTPTRTGETARLISRFKPKQWVLAFVRDEWVGNTLMFSYGVYPFVVEETSEDEILRLIRGLGLVKENDTILLTKGTPIGKTAGTNTIRIFTV; encoded by the coding sequence ATGAGGCTTCCCGCTCACAAGACGAAGATCGTGGCCACTATTGGGCCTGCGTCCCTCAAGAGCGAAACGATCGAGGCAATGATAAAGGCAGGAATGGGTGTGGTGCGTATAAACTTCGCCCACGGGGATCTGGAGCAGCACGCCCGCACCATTGAGCTGGTGAGGAAGGCGGCTCGGAGGTTGAACCGCCCCGTGGCGATCCTCGGCGATCTTCCGGGTGTAAAAATCCGCGTTGGCGAGATTGCTGGCGGTTCAGTGACCCTCAGAAGGTGGCAGACGGTAACGCTCACCACCAGGGACGTGGTCGGCAACGAGGGCCTTATTCCGGTCCAGTTCAAGGACTTTCCAAAGATGGTTTCCAGGGGAGACGTCATCTACCTGAGCGACGGTTTTATCGCCCTCCGCGTGGAGGAAGTCCGCGGTACCGACGTGGTATGTAAAGTCCTTGTTGGGGGAACCCTCTTTTCCCACAAGGGTATAAACGTTCCGAAGGCAAGGATAGCAATAGACGCGGTGACCGAGAGTGACCTCCGGTTCATAGAATTCGCCATGGAACACGGCGTCGATGCGATAGGCATAAGCTTCGTCGGCTCGGCGTATGACGTTCTCAAAGTCAGGCGCTTTGTTGAGGAAAAGGACGGCAGGATGTTTATCATTGCAAAGATAGAGCGGCCGGATGCCGTCAGGAACTTCGACGAGATTCTCCGCGCCGCCGATGGCATAATGATAGCGCGCGGCGACCTCGGGGTTGAGATGCCCATAGAGAAGCTGCCCATCCTCCAGAAGAAACTCATCCACAAAGCCAACGTCGCCGGCAAGCCCGCCATTACCGCGACACAGATGCTTGAGAGCATGACGGAGGAAAAGCTCCCGACGAGGGCCGAAGTCACCGACGTCGCCAACGCCATCCTTGACGGTACGGACGCGGTGATGCTCTCAGAGGAAACTGCGGTCGGCAGATACCCCGTCGATGCCGTGAGGATGATGGCCAAAATAGCCAAGACGATCGAGGCGTACAGGGATTCCCTCTGGTCCGCGCGCATAGTGGAGTGGAAGATGAGCGAGTGGAAGGGCAGGATGCCCAGGAAAGGCACAATAAAGGACACGATAGCGAGGAGCATCATTGAGGCCCTGAACTCGATGGACATCAAGCACATCCTCACCCCGACGAGGACGGGCGAGACCGCAAGGCTCATCTCGCGCTTCAAGCCGAAGCAGTGGGTTCTCGCCTTCGTGCGGGACGAATGGGTCGGCAACACGCTGATGTTCTCCTACGGAGTCTATCCATTCGTCGTGGAGGAGACCAGCGAGGACGAGATACTGCGTCTGATACGCGGTCTCGGCCTCGTCAAGGAGAACGACACGATCCTGCTAACGAAGGGAACCCCGATAGGAAAGACCGCTGGGACGAACACGATAAGGATTTTCACCGTTTGA
- the crcB gene encoding fluoride efflux transporter CrcB, with translation MNFRIITAIMLGGALGALARFYISGILPVYRDFPVGTLLVNSIASLILGYLYGLLFWGIGISTEWRLFFGTGFCGALSTFSTFSYETFSLLREREYLIAGLNIAANVIITVTLVFAGFLLARR, from the coding sequence ATGAACTTCAGAATAATCACCGCGATAATGCTCGGCGGCGCCCTCGGTGCGCTGGCAAGGTTCTACATCTCGGGAATACTGCCGGTTTACAGAGACTTCCCGGTTGGGACGCTCCTCGTGAACAGCATAGCCAGCCTGATCCTCGGCTACCTCTACGGCCTGCTCTTCTGGGGCATAGGAATTTCAACCGAGTGGAGGCTCTTCTTCGGGACTGGCTTCTGCGGTGCTTTGAGCACGTTCTCAACGTTCTCGTATGAGACTTTTTCGCTTCTCCGTGAGAGGGAGTACCTTATAGCGGGTCTCAACATCGCGGCAAACGTTATAATAACCGTCACCCTAGTATTCGCGGGCTTTCTCCTGGCCCGGAGGTGA
- a CDS encoding peroxiredoxin: MNTLDIRVFDENGREVTLREIIGGKWAVVYVYPKDNTPGCTTEAKEFTELLPEFEKLGFQVIGVSKDSVESHRRFKEKHGLKVKLLSDPDAKLIRALGAWGKKKRYGKEYEGVIRSTFIFNPRREIVWQKTNVRAKGHAARVLEEARKLVSEGQ, encoded by the coding sequence ATGAACACCCTCGATATCCGGGTTTTCGACGAAAACGGGAGGGAGGTAACCCTCCGGGAGATCATCGGCGGAAAATGGGCCGTCGTCTATGTCTATCCAAAGGACAACACACCCGGCTGTACAACGGAAGCAAAGGAATTCACCGAGCTCCTCCCAGAGTTCGAAAAGCTGGGCTTTCAGGTGATAGGCGTCTCGAAGGATTCCGTCGAGAGCCACAGACGCTTCAAGGAGAAGCACGGACTAAAGGTTAAACTCCTGAGCGACCCGGATGCGAAGCTGATAAGGGCCCTCGGAGCCTGGGGCAAGAAGAAGCGCTACGGGAAAGAGTACGAGGGAGTGATAAGGAGCACGTTCATATTCAACCCCCGCAGAGAAATCGTCTGGCAGAAGACCAACGTTCGTGCGAAGGGCCATGCGGCAAGGGTGCTGGAAGAGGCAAGGAAGCTGGTGAGTGAAGGGCAATAA